The following coding sequences are from one Paramormyrops kingsleyae isolate MSU_618 chromosome 21, PKINGS_0.4, whole genome shotgun sequence window:
- the LOC111836644 gene encoding AP-2 complex subunit mu-B, which produces MIGGLFIYNHKGEVLISRVYRDDIGRNAVDAFRVNVIHARQQVRSPVTNIARTSFFHVKRSNIWLAAVTKQNVNAAMVFEFLYKMCDVMTAYFGKISEENIKNNFVLIYELLDEILDFGYPQNSETGALKTFITQQGIKSQHQTKEEQSQITSQVTGQIGWRREGIKYRRNELFLDVLESVNLLMSPQGQVLSAHVSGRVVMKSYLSGMPECKFGMNDKIVIDKQGKGGATDDSGKSELGGSGKQSIAIDDCTFHQCVRLSKFDSERSISFIPPDGEYELMRYRTTKDIILPFRVIPLVREVGRTKLEVKVVIKSNFKPSLLAQKIEVRIPTPLNTSGVQVICMKGKAKYKASENAIVWKIKRMAGMKESQISAEIELLPTNDKKKWARPPISMNFEVPFAPSGLKVRYLKVFEPKLNYSDHDVIKWVRYIGRSGIYETRC; this is translated from the exons ATGATCGGAGGATTGTTTATCTACAACCACAAGGGAGAGGTGCTGATCTCCCGCGTGTACCGTGATGACATAGG GCGCAACGCGGTGGACGCGTTCCGTGTGAACGTGATCCACGCCCGGCAGCAGGTCCGCTCGCCCGTCACCAACATCGCCCGCACCAGCTTCTTTCATGTCAAGCGTTCCAACATCTGGCTGGCCGCTGTCACCAAGCAGAACGTCAACGCTGCTATGGTCTTCGAGTTCCTCTACAAGATGTGCGACGTGATGACCGCTTACTTCGGCAAGATCAGCGAGGAGAACATCAAGAACAACTTCGTGCTGATCTATGAGCTGCTGGATG AGATCCTGGACTTCGGCTACCCACAGAACTCTGAGACGGGAGCCCTGAAGACCTTCATTACCCAGCAGGGCATCAAGAGCCAG CATCAG ACCAAGGAGGAACAGTCTCAGATCACCAGCCAGGTGACAGGGCAGATCGGTTGGCGCCGGGAGGGGATCAAGTACCGGAGAAACGAGCTCTTCCTTGATGTGCTGGAGAGCGTCAACCTGCTCATGTCTCCACAAG GCCAGGTTCTGAGCGCTCATGTGTCGGGCCGGGTCGTGATGAAGAGCTACCTGAGCGGAATGCCCGAATGTAAGTTTGGCATGAATGACAAGATCGTCATCGACAAGCAGGGCAAGGGCGGCGCGACGGACGACTCGGGCAAGAG TGAGCTGGGGGGAAG TGGGAAGCAGTCCATCGCCATCGACGACTGCACCTTCCACCAATGTGTGCGGCTCAGCAAGTTCGACTCGGAGAGAAGCATCAGCTTCATCCCCCCCGACGGGGAATATGAACTCATGag GTACCGAACCACTAAAGACATCATCCTGCCCTTCCGGGTCATTCCTCTGGTCAGAGAGGTAGGCCGCACCAAGCTAGAGGTGAAGGTTGTCATCAAGTCCAACTTCAAGCCTTCTTTGCTGGCACAGAAGATTGAG GTGCGCATTCCCACCCCCCTCAACACCAGCGGGGTGCAGGTGATCTGTATGAAGGGCAAAGCCAAGTACAAAGCCAGTGAGAACGCCATCGTGTGGAA GATCAAGCGCATGGCTGGGATGAAGGAGTCCCAGATCAGTGCTGAGATTGAACTCCTTCCCACTAATGACAAGAAGAAGTGGGCTCGCCCCCCCATCTCGATGAACTTTGAG GTACCCTTCGCACCATCTGGGCTCAAGGTGCGCTACCTGAAAGTGTTCGAACCCAAGCTGAACTACAGCGACCACGACGTCATCAAATGGGTTCGCTACATTGGCCGAAGTGGCATCTACGAGACGCGCTGCTAG